A region of Bacteroidales bacterium DNA encodes the following proteins:
- a CDS encoding 30S ribosomal protein THX, with protein sequence MGKGDKKTRRGKIIMGSYGVRRPRKTEKAIVIPKKTKKAKVVKEEASAKEVVAKKVTTKKAVTKKTSTKKTVAKKAPAKKTTASKTTKAVKKSVEKE encoded by the coding sequence ATGGGAAAAGGAGATAAAAAAACTAGAAGAGGAAAAATTATAATGGGTTCTTATGGAGTAAGAAGACCTAGGAAAACTGAAAAAGCTATAGTTATACCAAAAAAAACTAAAAAAGCAAAAGTTGTAAAAGAAGAGGCTTCGGCTAAAGAAGTGGTTGCTAAAAAAGTTACGACTAAGAAAGCAGTTACTAAAAAAACCTCTACTAAGAAAACCGTTGCTAAAAAAGCTCCTGCCAAGAAAACTACAGCATCAAAAACAACTAAGGCAGTAAAAAAATCAGTAGAAAAAGAATAA